The following coding sequences are from one Rathayibacter sp. VKM Ac-2760 window:
- a CDS encoding TOBE domain-containing protein — protein sequence MPQIRIRNAADYLGVSDDTVRRWIENGTLASTKDASGRSVVEGLDLARLARQNAILPVDPSEVGRSARNRFVGIVTEVVSDTVMAQVELQCGPHRVVSLMSAEAVRELGLEPGSPAIAIVKATMVVVETPHRETPHLETPNGKA from the coding sequence ATGCCGCAGATCCGGATCCGCAACGCCGCCGACTACCTCGGCGTCAGCGACGACACCGTCCGCCGCTGGATCGAGAACGGCACCCTCGCGAGCACGAAGGACGCCTCCGGCCGCAGCGTCGTCGAGGGCCTCGACCTCGCCCGCCTCGCCCGGCAGAACGCGATCCTCCCGGTCGACCCGAGCGAGGTCGGCCGCTCGGCGCGCAACCGCTTCGTCGGGATCGTCACCGAGGTCGTCTCGGACACGGTGATGGCGCAGGTGGAGCTGCAGTGCGGCCCGCACCGGGTCGTCTCGCTGATGTCGGCGGAGGCGGTGCGCGAGCTCGGCCTCGAGCCGGGCTCCCCGGCGATCGCGATCGTGAAGGCGACGATGGTCGTGGTCGAGACACCGCACCGGGAGACGCCGCACTTGGAGACGCCGAACGGGAAGGCGTGA
- a CDS encoding ABC transporter permease, with amino-acid sequence MRTAPGVPRWVLVVAALGGAFVLLPLAGILSRVDWAGFVPLITSDSSIAALLLSLRTAGAATLLCIVIGVPMALTLARTRFPGQGLVRALVLLPLVLPPVVGGIALLATFGRVGILGGTLEALGLRIAFSTTAVILAQTFVALPFLVLSLEGALRSAGDRYESVAATLGARPSTVLRRVTLPLILPGLLSGAILSFARALGEFGATLTFAGSLQGVTRTLPLEIYLQRETDPDAAVALSLVLVVVAVLVIGLAHRRPRGARAEAAR; translated from the coding sequence GTGAGGACCGCACCGGGAGTCCCGCGCTGGGTGCTCGTCGTCGCGGCGCTCGGCGGCGCGTTCGTCCTGCTGCCGCTGGCCGGCATCCTCTCCCGCGTCGACTGGGCCGGCTTCGTGCCGCTGATCACCTCCGACTCGTCGATCGCGGCGCTGCTGCTCAGCCTGCGCACCGCGGGCGCCGCGACCCTGCTCTGCATCGTGATCGGCGTGCCGATGGCGCTCACGCTCGCCCGCACCCGCTTCCCCGGGCAGGGGCTCGTGCGCGCCCTGGTCCTGCTGCCGCTCGTGCTGCCGCCGGTCGTCGGCGGCATCGCCCTGCTCGCCACGTTCGGCCGGGTCGGGATCCTCGGCGGCACCCTCGAGGCGCTCGGCCTCCGGATCGCCTTCTCCACCACCGCGGTGATCCTCGCCCAGACCTTCGTGGCGCTGCCCTTCCTCGTGCTCAGCCTGGAGGGAGCGCTCCGCTCGGCCGGCGACCGCTACGAGAGCGTCGCGGCGACCCTCGGCGCACGGCCCTCGACCGTCCTGCGGCGGGTGACCCTGCCGCTGATCCTGCCGGGGCTGCTCTCCGGCGCGATCCTCTCCTTCGCCCGCGCCCTCGGCGAGTTCGGCGCGACCCTCACCTTCGCGGGCAGCCTGCAGGGCGTGACCCGCACCCTCCCGCTCGAGATCTACCTCCAGCGCGAGACCGACCCCGACGCCGCGGTGGCGCTCTCCCTCGTCCTGGTGGTCGTGGCGGTGCTCGTGATCGGGCTCGCCCACCGGCGGCCGCGCGGGGCCCGGGCGGAGGCGGCGCGGTGA